One part of the Treponema peruense genome encodes these proteins:
- the pdxR gene encoding MocR-like pyridoxine biosynthesis transcription factor PdxR gives MLTYAIDRDGTLPMYRKLYELIKTDILRGNLAAGQKLPSRRALAGNLGLGVSTVENAYSLLEDEGYICSQPQRGFFVADITAAVSHTTGARTSVPQKHPSSAAQNLYADFSANRTSADDFPFSVWAKIVRTVLSENRDELMTPSPAAGTLELRTAIAEHLCAFRGMNIDPLCIVVGAGTEYLYGLLIQLLGFEKKYALENPGYSKIQKIYSSYGVCCKTLDMDESGIKIDALKETGTEVVHVSPSHHFPLGLVMPVSRRYELLSWSSQQNGRYIVEDDYDGEFRFTGKPLPTLKSIDALGNVIYMNTFTKTLASTIRISYMVLPPQLMEEFNRRLGFYSCTVPAFEQYALARFMKGGFFEKHINRMRKAYRTKRDLLIEGLEKNSLHGGIKILEENAGLHFLARFDLICTDQEFRQKLLEHGIKMEPLSSYYENPPAVAEHYFVISYSSVPCERIAGCAELIAKTFTQCRRT, from the coding sequence ATGTTAACATACGCAATTGACAGGGACGGAACGCTCCCCATGTACCGCAAGCTGTACGAACTTATAAAAACAGACATCCTGCGCGGTAACCTCGCCGCCGGGCAAAAGCTGCCTTCACGCAGAGCACTCGCCGGCAATCTTGGCCTTGGGGTTTCGACTGTAGAAAACGCCTATTCCCTTCTGGAAGACGAAGGATATATCTGTTCTCAACCGCAACGAGGTTTTTTTGTCGCTGACATAACCGCAGCCGTTTCACATACAACCGGCGCCCGCACTTCTGTACCCCAAAAACACCCCTCTTCGGCGGCTCAGAATCTTTATGCAGACTTTTCGGCAAACAGGACTTCTGCAGATGACTTTCCGTTTTCTGTGTGGGCAAAAATTGTGCGCACAGTCCTTTCAGAAAACCGGGACGAACTCATGACGCCTTCACCGGCCGCCGGAACGCTTGAACTGCGCACGGCAATAGCAGAACATCTGTGTGCATTCCGGGGCATGAATATAGATCCGCTCTGTATTGTTGTGGGGGCGGGAACAGAATACCTTTACGGCCTTTTGATTCAGCTTCTGGGCTTTGAAAAAAAATATGCTTTGGAAAACCCAGGCTATTCCAAAATACAGAAAATTTATTCAAGTTACGGTGTATGCTGCAAAACTCTGGACATGGACGAAAGCGGAATAAAAATAGACGCGCTTAAAGAAACAGGAACAGAAGTTGTTCACGTGTCACCTTCACACCATTTTCCTTTGGGACTCGTAATGCCTGTTTCCAGAAGATACGAACTTCTTTCGTGGTCTTCACAGCAGAACGGCCGCTACATTGTAGAAGACGATTACGACGGCGAGTTCAGGTTTACGGGAAAGCCGTTGCCGACGTTAAAGAGCATAGACGCTTTGGGAAACGTAATTTACATGAATACATTTACAAAAACCCTGGCTTCTACAATCCGCATAAGTTACATGGTACTTCCGCCTCAGCTTATGGAAGAATTCAACAGAAGGCTGGGTTTTTATTCGTGCACGGTGCCTGCTTTTGAACAGTATGCCCTTGCGCGTTTTATGAAAGGCGGTTTTTTTGAAAAGCACATAAACAGAATGAGAAAAGCCTACCGAACAAAGCGTGATTTATTGATAGAAGGGCTTGAAAAAAATTCTTTGCACGGCGGAATAAAAATTCTTGAAGAAAACGCCGGGCTTCATTTCCTTGCAAGATTTGACCTTATCTGTACCGATCAGGAATTCAGGCAGAAACTTCTTGAACACGGAATAAAAATGGAACCGCTTTCTTCATATTATGAAAATCCTCCCGCAGTGGCAGAACATTATTTTGTAATAAGTTATTCGTCTGTCCCCTGCGAAAGAATTGCCGGTTGTGCTGAACTTATTGCAAAAACGTTTACTCAGTGCCGCCGGACTTGA
- the cls gene encoding cardiolipin synthase, protein MKNRENVQKRSKNKSERRNGLLRLIVAAFLILLQGVWFVLAFTILGQYYRWISMAVTALSFFIVLVIYGTHINSAQKISWTILIFALPVLGIFMYIWFTVYESTGFMKKRYAKMDSQLFPLLPADGTVLKKLERTDFTVANMFRYVSTKSHFPVYDATDTKFFAHASDAFEVQLEAVKNAKKFIFMEYFAVEDTEAFHELESILVKKVSEGVEVRLLYDDIGSISYVTYSFKKRLEAEGIRCRVFNPVLFPVFHVFLNHRDHRKITVVDGKIGFTGGYNIANEYFNITHPHGYWKDTGVKLEGDAVKSLTMMFLETWNAINIKERNIDNFDKYLSQSEPSAKSAGFIQPYADSPMDHAHTGEDVYMNIINAAKHYVYISTPYLIIMDEMSKALCLAAERGVDVRIITPGIPDKKIIYKLTRSYYTRLVRSRVRIFEYTPGFNHAKQVVSDDCIATCGTVNFDFRSFYYHFEDGVLMYNCDAVGQIKRDFEITFPQCREVTEKYRSERNIASHFIDGLFRLFAPLL, encoded by the coding sequence ATGAAAAACAGAGAGAATGTACAGAAGCGTTCCAAAAACAAATCTGAACGCCGCAACGGTCTTTTGAGGCTTATAGTCGCGGCGTTTCTTATTCTTCTTCAGGGAGTGTGGTTCGTACTTGCCTTTACAATACTTGGCCAGTATTACCGCTGGATTTCAATGGCTGTTACTGCACTTTCGTTTTTTATCGTTCTTGTAATCTACGGAACCCACATCAATTCGGCACAGAAAATATCGTGGACAATACTTATATTTGCGCTCCCTGTTCTGGGAATTTTTATGTACATCTGGTTTACGGTATACGAGTCAACGGGGTTTATGAAAAAACGCTATGCCAAAATGGACTCGCAGCTTTTTCCTCTTCTTCCTGCCGACGGTACTGTCTTAAAAAAACTGGAGCGCACAGATTTTACTGTTGCCAATATGTTCCGGTATGTTTCGACAAAATCGCACTTTCCGGTTTATGATGCAACTGACACAAAATTTTTTGCCCATGCCTCTGACGCATTTGAAGTTCAGCTTGAGGCGGTAAAAAATGCAAAAAAATTTATCTTCATGGAATATTTTGCAGTAGAAGACACCGAAGCCTTTCACGAACTGGAATCAATTCTTGTAAAAAAAGTTTCAGAAGGCGTGGAAGTGCGTCTGCTTTACGATGACATAGGCAGTATAAGCTACGTAACATATTCATTCAAAAAAAGACTCGAAGCCGAAGGAATAAGATGCCGCGTGTTTAACCCCGTTCTGTTCCCTGTATTCCATGTGTTTTTGAATCACCGCGACCACAGAAAAATAACCGTAGTTGACGGAAAAATAGGTTTTACAGGCGGATACAATATTGCCAACGAATACTTTAACATAACGCACCCGCACGGCTACTGGAAAGACACTGGGGTAAAGCTTGAAGGCGATGCAGTAAAAAGCCTTACGATGATGTTTCTTGAAACATGGAATGCCATAAATATTAAAGAAAGAAATATTGACAACTTTGACAAATATCTTTCGCAGAGTGAACCTTCTGCAAAAAGTGCCGGTTTTATTCAGCCTTATGCAGACAGCCCCATGGATCACGCCCACACCGGTGAAGACGTTTACATGAACATAATAAATGCCGCAAAGCATTACGTTTACATAAGCACACCTTATCTCATCATAATGGACGAAATGTCAAAGGCGCTTTGTCTTGCGGCCGAACGAGGTGTAGACGTAAGAATAATAACGCCCGGAATTCCTGACAAAAAAATTATTTACAAACTTACGCGTTCCTATTACACGCGGCTTGTTCGTAGCAGGGTGAGAATTTTTGAATATACTCCCGGATTTAACCATGCAAAACAGGTTGTAAGTGATGACTGCATTGCGACCTGCGGAACAGTAAACTTTGATTTCAGAAGTTTTTATTACCACTTTGAAGACGGTGTACTGATGTATAACTGTGACGCTGTGGGACAGATAAAAAGAGACTTTGAAATTACCTTCCCGCAGTGCCGTGAAGTAACAGAAAAATACAGAAGTGAGCGCAATATAGCAAGCCATTTTATAGACGGACTGTTCAGGCTGTTTGCGCCGCTGCTTTAG
- a CDS encoding ArsB/NhaD family transporter: MLQKLLFLPQIQTKKDKTMLAQILAVVIFVAMFALIISEKFERHYVTLVSGALTLLLVFGLGLHSLEAVKHTLNIGSIFTAGFWYQSGSASESSGGINWATIIFIAGMMVMVEGMARVGFFRWLCMLIAKTVNYKTKLIFITFMLMSTVLAMFIDSITVILFLAAVTVELSHLLKFNPVPMILAEIFCANLGGSATMCGDPPNIIIGTSFGYSFGDFIMNTGAMAGISLVFTLIFFYFSFRKELVSADSNIDTSTFPSPESAIKDKKGFAVSCVIFLCAVVMLVTHAMTGLTVATIGAFIAAATILTSIKHTGEIMKRVDYKTLLFFIGLFVVVGGLEETGILNIVAGFIGKISGGNTYLMIAIIVWGSAIASAFIDNIPFAATMIPVVQALSVSTGVPLETLAWSLSMGTDIGGSATPIGASANVVGTSVAAKSGHPVGWGEYCKKSLPATVIVMTICTVFIFIRYL, translated from the coding sequence ATGTTACAAAAATTACTTTTTCTGCCGCAAATTCAGACAAAGAAGGACAAAACTATGCTTGCACAGATTCTGGCCGTCGTTATTTTCGTTGCAATGTTTGCATTGATTATAAGCGAAAAATTTGAACGGCACTATGTAACGCTGGTCAGCGGCGCCCTTACGCTGCTTCTTGTATTCGGACTGGGACTGCACAGCCTTGAAGCAGTAAAGCACACCCTTAACATCGGAAGCATTTTTACTGCCGGTTTCTGGTACCAGTCGGGTTCAGCCTCAGAATCTTCCGGCGGAATCAACTGGGCTACGATTATCTTTATTGCCGGCATGATGGTCATGGTAGAAGGAATGGCCCGCGTAGGCTTTTTCAGATGGCTGTGCATGCTTATTGCAAAGACCGTTAACTACAAAACAAAGCTTATCTTCATTACATTCATGCTTATGTCTACAGTGCTGGCAATGTTTATTGACAGCATTACGGTTATTCTGTTTCTTGCTGCCGTTACCGTTGAACTTTCACACCTGCTTAAATTCAACCCGGTGCCAATGATTCTTGCAGAAATTTTCTGTGCAAATCTGGGCGGTTCTGCAACAATGTGCGGTGATCCGCCAAACATAATTATTGGTACTTCGTTCGGCTATTCTTTCGGCGACTTTATAATGAATACAGGTGCCATGGCAGGAATTTCACTTGTCTTTACGCTTATTTTCTTTTACTTTTCGTTCAGAAAGGAACTTGTGTCTGCAGATTCAAACATTGACACTTCTACTTTCCCCAGTCCCGAAAGTGCCATTAAAGACAAAAAAGGATTTGCCGTAAGCTGCGTTATTTTCCTTTGTGCCGTTGTTATGCTCGTAACACACGCCATGACAGGACTTACGGTTGCCACAATCGGTGCGTTTATAGCAGCTGCAACAATTCTTACTTCCATAAAACATACCGGCGAAATAATGAAACGCGTGGACTACAAGACGCTACTTTTCTTTATAGGACTTTTTGTTGTCGTAGGCGGACTTGAAGAAACTGGCATTCTTAATATAGTTGCAGGCTTTATCGGAAAAATCAGCGGAGGTAACACTTACCTTATGATAGCAATCATCGTCTGGGGTTCGGCAATTGCCAGTGCCTTTATAGACAACATTCCGTTTGCCGCAACAATGATTCCTGTTGTACAGGCACTTTCTGTTTCTACAGGCGTTCCGCTTGAAACACTTGCATGGAGCCTTTCAATGGGAACAGACATAGGAGGAAGTGCAACACCTATCGGAGCTTCTGCAAACGTTGTGGGTACTTCAGTTGCTGCAAAATCAGGACACCCTGTCGGATGGGGCGAATACTGCAAAAAATCGCTGCCTGCAACCGTTATTGTAATGACAATCTGTACTGTGTTTATTTTTATACGATATCTGTAA
- a CDS encoding GNAT family N-acetyltransferase has protein sequence MSEIKIRSAVPDDAEKLLSIYAPYVTETAITFEYDVPSEEEFRARIEKTLAVYPFIVAVCDGTIVGYAYASRFSERKAYDFSVELSVYIDKNYHGKGLGRRLYSEMENRLSLMHITNLYAKIAATPRKDDLYLTDGSILFHAAMGFETVGKFTSCAYKFGEWYDMVYMEKRIVQR, from the coding sequence ATGAGTGAAATTAAAATAAGAAGTGCTGTTCCGGATGATGCAGAAAAACTGCTTTCAATTTACGCACCGTATGTTACAGAAACCGCAATTACCTTTGAGTATGATGTACCTTCAGAAGAAGAGTTCCGTGCAAGAATAGAAAAAACGCTGGCCGTTTACCCTTTCATCGTGGCTGTCTGTGACGGAACAATCGTCGGTTATGCCTACGCTTCAAGATTCAGCGAAAGAAAGGCATACGACTTCAGTGTGGAACTTTCTGTTTACATAGACAAAAACTATCACGGAAAAGGACTGGGCCGCCGTCTTTACAGCGAGATGGAAAACAGGCTCTCCTTAATGCACATAACAAACCTTTACGCAAAAATAGCCGCAACGCCGCGAAAAGATGACCTTTATCTTACAGATGGCAGTATTCTTTTTCATGCCGCAATGGGTTTTGAAACAGTGGGAAAATTCACTTCCTGCGCATACAAATTCGGCGAATGGTATGACATGGTTTATATGGAAAAAAGGATAGTGCAGAGATGA
- a CDS encoding Hpt domain-containing protein produces MDFIEEMKNSGVDTDNALERFIGNTAFLEKMLKKMPASVQNLEVLKYIEENDIKTATENAHTLKGMAGNLSVTFMYEAYTKITDYLRANDIAAATQLLKQTLPAQEQFIAKINSFQTT; encoded by the coding sequence ATGGACTTTATAGAAGAAATGAAAAACTCGGGTGTAGATACAGACAATGCACTCGAACGCTTTATAGGAAACACCGCTTTTCTTGAAAAAATGCTTAAAAAAATGCCTGCAAGCGTACAAAATCTGGAAGTTCTCAAATATATAGAAGAAAACGACATAAAAACAGCAACAGAAAATGCGCACACTCTCAAAGGAATGGCCGGAAACCTTTCGGTAACATTCATGTATGAAGCCTACACAAAAATCACTGATTATTTAAGGGCAAACGACATTGCAGCCGCCACTCAGCTTCTGAAACAGACGCTTCCCGCGCAGGAACAGTTCATTGCAAAGATAAATTCATTTCAAACAACGTAA
- a CDS encoding protease inhibitor I42 family protein yields MKKQSHKGIISAGMFGLAGLILASCAAKENMTIKLQGNPSTGYTWNYEFSSPGIIEINEKSEYTGKDGVTGAPSNYTFTIVPKKEGSTTVTFSYARPWEDSEPEETAQYSILVGKDLSVSITPLKSGGTE; encoded by the coding sequence ATGAAAAAACAATCACATAAAGGCATTATTTCTGCAGGAATGTTCGGACTTGCCGGTCTTATACTTGCATCCTGCGCAGCAAAAGAAAACATGACAATTAAGCTTCAGGGAAACCCAAGTACAGGCTACACTTGGAATTATGAATTTTCTTCACCCGGAATCATTGAAATTAACGAAAAAAGTGAATATACAGGAAAGGACGGCGTAACAGGTGCCCCTTCAAACTACACTTTTACAATAGTTCCAAAGAAAGAGGGTTCAACAACGGTTACATTCTCGTACGCAAGGCCGTGGGAAGATTCCGAACCCGAAGAAACTGCACAATATTCAATTCTTGTAGGAAAAGATCTTTCTGTTTCGATAACACCGCTCAAGTCCGGCGGCACTGAGTAA